The genomic window GGTGTCGGTGTGGTCGCCGTCTCCCACCCCACCCAAAGACCTTTATTTGTCATTCGAACAACGATACGTACGATGTCGGCACCGACCAGCGCCCCAGCCATCGACGTCGAGCGGTTCGTTCGCCTCACGGATGTCCCGCTCGATGAGGCGTACGCGCTCCTCGCGAACCCCCGAACCCGTCTCACGCTCCACGTCCTCTCGGCGTGTGAACCACCGCTCTCGGTCGACAGGCTGACCGACGCCGTCGCCGGTCGAGACGACGCCGACGAACGCGCCGTCCGCCTTTCGCTCAACCACGTCGTCCTCCCGAAACTCGAGGCCCACGATGTCCTCGAGTACGACTGCGACGCGGACACCGTCCGGCTCGACAGGCCGGTCGTCGCCGCCGCTGATCCGGTCGCAGACCTCGCTGGCATTCCCGAATCGAGTTCGAACGACCCGCCGCGCGACTCGGCCGATTAGCGACCGAAGCGCCGCGACCGGTTGCAGTACTCGCGGACCGCCCGCAGAAAGTCCCGCTTGCGGAAGTCCCGCCAGTTCACGTCCGTGAAGTACAGCTCCGAGTAGACCGACTGCCAGATCATGAAATCCGAGAGCCGCTCCGCACCGGTCTTGATCACCAGATCCGGCTCCGACGGAAAGACGAGGTGGTCCTCGACGCGCTCGTCGTCGATCTCGTCGGGCTCGAGGTCGCCGTCGTCGACGCGCTCGGCGAGGGTTCGGACCGCGCTGGTGAACTCGTGTTTGCCGCCGAGCCCGATCCCGATCCGGATCGGCGCGTCGGCCCGTGCCTTGTCCTCCGGGCCGCGGACGGCGACCGGTCGCGGCGCATCGATAGTCTCGAGTTCGCGCTGCAGGGCCGGCACCGCCGCCGCGTCGAGGACGCTCACGTAGACCGTAATTTGCGAGGCGTACTCGACCGCCCACTCGAAGAAGTCGGTGAGCGTCTCGTAGGCACCCCGCTCTAACAGGTCGCGTTCGGTGATCACGAGCGCGACGTGGTCGGGCGGGTCGGCCTCGTGGCGGCGGATCCGGAGGGCCAGATACCGTTCGTACAGTCCCACGCCAGCGACTTTCACGGCCGGTGGCATACCGGTTACGGGTCGTCGCCACCGATACCCGTACGGCGAACCACCCCCGTTTCACGCATCTGAGCGGGTGCTACCCGACTCGAGACGGGTTCACGAAGCTTCAAGTGAACGCCACAGAAAGGGTCCGA from Natrinema versiforme includes these protein-coding regions:
- a CDS encoding undecaprenyl diphosphate synthase family protein translates to MGLYERYLALRIRRHEADPPDHVALVITERDLLERGAYETLTDFFEWAVEYASQITVYVSVLDAAAVPALQRELETIDAPRPVAVRGPEDKARADAPIRIGIGLGGKHEFTSAVRTLAERVDDGDLEPDEIDDERVEDHLVFPSEPDLVIKTGAERLSDFMIWQSVYSELYFTDVNWRDFRKRDFLRAVREYCNRSRRFGR